One stretch of Natronobacterium gregoryi SP2 DNA includes these proteins:
- a CDS encoding V-type ATP synthase subunit E: protein MSLETVVEDIREEANARAEEIRSEAEARADEIVSEADADAEEIEATAEREVEREIEQLREQRLSSAKLEAKQKRLEARRDVLEDVYEQAESELAALEGDDREELTRALLEAASEEFEAGDDVSVYGRGDDQELIESILAEDDDYEYAGEYDCLGGVVVESEGSRIRVNNTFDSVLEDVWEDNLREISNRLFDQ from the coding sequence ATGAGTTTGGAAACAGTCGTCGAAGACATTCGAGAAGAGGCTAACGCGCGTGCGGAGGAAATCCGTAGCGAGGCCGAGGCTCGTGCCGACGAAATCGTTTCGGAAGCCGACGCCGACGCCGAAGAGATCGAGGCAACGGCCGAGCGGGAAGTCGAACGCGAGATCGAGCAGTTGCGCGAACAGCGACTCTCCAGTGCGAAACTGGAGGCGAAACAGAAACGCCTGGAGGCCCGACGCGACGTTCTCGAGGACGTCTACGAGCAGGCCGAGTCCGAACTCGCCGCCCTCGAAGGAGACGACCGCGAGGAACTCACTCGCGCTCTCCTCGAGGCCGCAAGCGAAGAGTTCGAAGCCGGTGACGACGTCAGCGTCTACGGTCGCGGGGACGACCAGGAGCTGATCGAGTCGATCCTCGCAGAGGACGACGACTACGAGTACGCCGGCGAGTACGATTGCCTCGGCGGCGTCGTCGTCGAGAGCGAGGGTTCTCGCATCCGAGTCAACAACACGTTCGACTCGGTGCTCGAGGATGTCTGGGAAGACAACCTCCGGGAGATCAGTAACCGACTCTTCGACCAATGA
- a CDS encoding ATP synthase subunit A, producing MSQAEDTQTVDEDGVIESVSGPVVTAADLDARMNDVVYVGDEGLMGEVIEIEGNLTTIQVYEETSGVGPGEPVENTGEPLSVDLGPGMLDSIYDGVQRPLDVLEDKMGTAFLDRGVDAPGIDLEKEWEFEPEVEEGDEVEAGDVVGVVPETVTIDHKVMVPPDYEGGEVTAIESGEFTVEETVAELSSGEEIQMHQEWPVRQARPAGNKETPTEPLVTGQRIQDGLFPLAKGGTAAIPGPFGSGKTVTQQQLAKWSDADIVVYIGCGERGNEMTEVIEDFPELPDPQTGNPLMARTCLIANTSNMPVAARESCIYTGITIAEYYRDMGYDVALMADSTSRWAEAMREISSRLEEMPGEEGYPAYLAARLSEFYERAGRFELINGDEGTISVVGAVSPPGGDFSEPVTQNTLRIVKTFWALDADLAERRHFPAINWNESYSLYKDQLDPWWEANVEDDWPEVRQWAVDVLDEEDELQEIVQLVGKDALPEDQQLTLEVARYLREAWLQQNALHDVDTYCEPAKTYRMLEAIKTFNEEAFDALEAGVPVEEIQDVDAVPRLNRMGTAENWEEFIGDIENDLEEQLRALY from the coding sequence ATGAGCCAGGCAGAAGACACCCAGACCGTCGACGAAGACGGTGTAATCGAAAGCGTGAGCGGTCCGGTCGTGACCGCTGCGGACCTCGACGCCCGGATGAACGACGTCGTCTACGTCGGCGACGAAGGACTGATGGGCGAGGTCATCGAGATCGAAGGAAACCTGACCACAATTCAGGTGTACGAGGAGACGTCCGGCGTCGGCCCGGGTGAACCAGTCGAGAACACGGGCGAGCCCCTCTCGGTCGATCTCGGACCCGGTATGCTCGACTCCATCTACGACGGCGTCCAGCGTCCGCTGGACGTCCTCGAGGACAAGATGGGGACGGCGTTTCTCGACCGTGGCGTCGACGCGCCCGGTATCGACCTCGAGAAAGAGTGGGAGTTCGAGCCCGAAGTCGAGGAAGGTGACGAGGTCGAAGCCGGCGATGTCGTCGGGGTCGTTCCCGAGACGGTTACTATCGACCACAAGGTCATGGTGCCGCCGGACTACGAGGGCGGCGAAGTGACTGCAATCGAGAGTGGCGAGTTCACCGTCGAGGAGACCGTCGCCGAACTCTCCTCCGGCGAGGAGATTCAGATGCACCAGGAGTGGCCGGTCCGACAGGCCCGTCCCGCCGGCAACAAGGAGACGCCAACCGAGCCGCTCGTGACGGGGCAGCGCATTCAGGACGGCCTCTTCCCACTTGCGAAGGGTGGGACGGCCGCCATCCCGGGTCCGTTCGGGTCCGGAAAGACCGTCACCCAGCAACAGCTCGCGAAGTGGTCCGACGCGGACATCGTCGTCTACATCGGCTGTGGCGAGCGTGGCAACGAGATGACCGAGGTCATCGAGGACTTCCCGGAACTGCCGGACCCACAGACCGGGAACCCGCTGATGGCCCGGACCTGCCTCATCGCCAACACGTCGAACATGCCCGTCGCAGCCCGTGAGTCCTGTATCTACACGGGCATTACGATCGCCGAGTACTACCGCGACATGGGCTACGACGTCGCGCTGATGGCCGACTCCACCTCCCGGTGGGCAGAGGCCATGCGTGAAATCTCGAGCCGACTCGAGGAGATGCCCGGTGAGGAGGGGTATCCCGCCTATCTCGCCGCGCGCCTCTCCGAGTTCTACGAACGCGCCGGTCGGTTCGAACTGATCAACGGCGACGAAGGAACGATTTCGGTCGTCGGGGCAGTCTCGCCGCCAGGCGGGGACTTCTCCGAGCCGGTCACCCAGAACACGCTGCGTATCGTCAAGACGTTCTGGGCGCTGGACGCCGACCTCGCGGAACGTCGGCACTTCCCCGCGATCAACTGGAACGAGTCCTACTCGCTGTACAAAGACCAGCTCGACCCGTGGTGGGAGGCAAACGTCGAGGACGACTGGCCCGAGGTTCGCCAGTGGGCCGTCGACGTGCTCGACGAGGAAGACGAACTGCAAGAGATCGTCCAGCTCGTCGGCAAGGACGCACTGCCGGAAGACCAACAGCTCACGCTGGAGGTCGCTCGCTACCTGCGTGAGGCCTGGCTCCAGCAGAACGCCTTGCACGACGTCGACACCTACTGTGAGCCAGCGAAGACCTATCGGATGCTCGAGGCCATCAAGACGTTCAACGAGGAGGCCTTCGACGCACTCGAGGCTGGTGTTCCGGTCGAGGAGATTCAGGACGTCGACGCTGTACCGCGGCTCAACCGGATGGGCACCGCCGAGAACTGGGAGGAGTTCATCGGGGACATCGAGAACGATCTCGAAGAACAACTGCGAGCGCTGTACTAA
- a CDS encoding V-type ATP synthase subunit F, producing the protein MSQEIAVVGSQEFTTGFRLAGVRQFENVPDDQKESELDEAVTGLLTDENVGILVMHDDDLEYLSRSVRQNVETSVEPVVVTIGGGAGGGGLRDQIKRAIGIDLMEEDENS; encoded by the coding sequence ATGAGCCAGGAGATAGCAGTGGTCGGCAGTCAGGAGTTCACGACGGGCTTTCGCCTCGCGGGCGTTCGACAGTTCGAGAACGTTCCGGACGATCAAAAGGAGAGCGAGCTAGACGAGGCGGTGACGGGCCTTCTTACGGACGAGAACGTCGGCATCCTCGTCATGCACGACGACGACCTCGAGTATCTCTCGCGGAGCGTTCGGCAGAACGTCGAGACGAGCGTCGAGCCGGTCGTCGTCACCATCGGGGGCGGCGCCGGTGGCGGCGGACTGCGCGACCAGATCAAACGCGCGATCGGTATCGACCTGATGGAAGAGGACGAAAACAGCTAA
- a CDS encoding V-type ATP synthase subunit C: MSLGSSNTEYVNARVRARRAALFADEDYRKLIRMGPSGIARFMEESEYEREINELGTRFSGVDLIEYALNRNLAKHFRDLLEWSEGRVADLIGRYLRKFDVWNLKTIIRGIYTDAPAEDIRTDLVRAGELDDATIDRLLEADEIEDAIELLDGTIYYEPLREGYEEFEESDILVPLENALDREFYENLLADLGRPSEGPEAKYVEFLQAEIDFRNASNALRLARTGTDLDPATYYIEGGVLFEKSELNRLVTDYDDLIDHIAENKRYGNRLSGALNRLRDADSLIQFEHALDAALLEYADTLSSIYPVSVSGVLSYILAKEREVENIRAIARGREVGFDENEIEEELVIL; this comes from the coding sequence ATGAGCCTAGGTTCCTCCAACACGGAGTACGTCAACGCTCGCGTTCGAGCACGACGAGCGGCGCTGTTTGCGGACGAAGACTACCGCAAACTGATCCGAATGGGGCCAAGCGGTATCGCGCGGTTCATGGAAGAGTCGGAGTACGAACGCGAGATCAACGAACTCGGGACGCGGTTCTCTGGCGTCGACCTGATCGAGTACGCCCTGAACCGCAACCTCGCGAAGCACTTCCGGGACCTGCTCGAGTGGTCGGAAGGCCGTGTCGCGGACCTCATCGGTCGGTACCTCCGGAAGTTCGATGTCTGGAATCTCAAGACGATCATCCGCGGGATCTACACCGATGCGCCCGCAGAAGACATCCGAACGGACCTCGTTCGGGCCGGCGAGCTCGACGACGCGACGATCGATCGACTGCTCGAGGCCGACGAGATCGAGGATGCGATCGAACTTCTCGATGGCACGATCTACTACGAGCCACTCCGTGAGGGATACGAAGAGTTCGAAGAGAGCGACATCCTCGTCCCGCTCGAGAACGCGCTCGACCGCGAGTTCTACGAGAACTTGCTCGCGGACCTCGGGCGACCCAGTGAGGGGCCAGAAGCGAAGTACGTCGAGTTCCTACAAGCCGAAATCGACTTCCGGAACGCCAGCAACGCCTTGCGGCTCGCTCGCACTGGAACCGACCTCGATCCTGCGACCTACTACATCGAGGGCGGTGTCCTGTTCGAGAAGTCGGAGCTAAACCGTCTGGTCACCGACTACGACGACCTCATCGATCACATCGCCGAGAACAAACGCTACGGCAACCGACTTTCGGGAGCCCTCAACCGGCTACGCGATGCTGATAGCCTTATCCAGTTCGAGCACGCACTAGATGCTGCGTTGCTCGAGTACGCGGATACGCTCTCGAGTATCTATCCGGTGTCGGTTTCGGGCGTGTTGTCGTACATCCTCGCGAAGGAACGCGAGGTCGAGAACATCCGCGCGATCGCACGGGGTCGTGAAGTCGGGTTCGACGAAAACGAGATCGAAGAGGAACTGGTGATTCTATGA